AACGAGGGGGACTGGGCCTGTTGGTGCGATATCATAGTTTTAAAGGGACGGAAAGGTACAGCTccagtcaaccttaataataacactaaaaaaaagaagtggtcttgttcccgagcgcgattacagcaacccttgagGCCATGatgaaatcttaattgaacaaaattatttgttagtttaacgcaaggattgtGTTCACTttacattcccccagtgccccaagggtggctgttatcgcgctgggaaatgagagcgaatttttttctgtgttattattaaggttgaccgcaGCTGTACACAACATATATAGGCGCCTATGTGTTGTGTGCCTCTCTCCGTCCTTgttccagtcgcgctttaaaaCTATGACTATTGTTGTTTGTCCGAAATTATCGTTGACAAGTGtaccagagaaaaaaaaagttgattgattgattaatttgTAAAAGATAAAAATGGAGATGTTGCCGGCGCCCTTTCGTGACCGAAATTATTGTTTTGCCAGAGTAATTAATCGTGCCGAGGTAAATATTTCGACCACTGTACTGCGATGCTTGAACGTTACTCATGACGGTTCGCGTTACAAACATATTAACGCAGCAGTCATATTAACATCAAAGAATAATATTTCCTTCTAGTAAACTGACACATAGATGGCGCGACCGATAACATGCGCTGAAAGATTATTACAGCCAGGAAGAAATGACGAGAAAACAAGCAACTAGGTTTTTTTTAAACCCCCACTAATAATTCATGCAAAACACGTTTTCATATTGCCTTCCTCGTTTCCCAGCAGCGAAAACACGTGTCACCGACTTGCAGGCCAATGGACTGTCACATCGTCCGAGTATCTGCTACTAATAGTGCATTCTTGCATTGTTGGAAACTTGGTTTTGACTCTTGCGCTACGCCCATCCTTGCCTCTAACGTTAGCTATTTATTAACGCTAATGCGCTACGCTCTCTTCAGAGCAGGTGATAGAGTTTCTACTCGTCCGGAGTACGAAGACGTCGCGAACGATGCTTACCTCGCAGCGTGACtgccagaaaaaaaagagaaaaaataaaaataaaaagaagacagCGAGGCCGCTGCCAGAAACTAGAAATAAAAAAAGCGTGTTCTGTCCATTTAAAGATCCAAGTGCCCAGCGGCGGCCAACGCGCTCCTCCGGTCCCTTCAGTAGGTCAGCGGCACAGCGAAAGAAGCAACATATCGTAGCGCATGCGCTCCTCACCTACTCCTCATGCCGCGCTGTGAACTGGCCGGACAAGCGCTCCATTGACGATCGCGCCGTGTGCCATGCGGCCACAATGATCCACCGGAGCGTCTTCCGGCTCGAGATCTTGGCTCGAGCTCCCCCGTCCGAGAAGGTTCCCGCGGACGAGGACTGCTTGGCCCTGGCCAAAAAGTCTGCACGGACTATCGACGAAGGACCGCTATTTCTGTTGCTCATCGAAGGCGTCAAGGCGAAGTCGAGGAGGGAAGAGCCCACTGGAAGCAACTCGGACGTGAGGTACCACGGGAATCTTCTCACCAGTCTTTTCGATCCAGAAGAGCCCCGTGTTGTGACGACCATCTTCCAGCAGGAAAGCGCGAAGGATGGGGATGGTAAGAAAGAAGTGGTCGTATGGCGCGCTGCCACTGAGGACGAGGCACGCGCCTTGTTCAACTTCAAGGATCCCATGCCAGACAGCGACTCCTCACCAAGCGATACTCTGTCGTCGTTAGCGTCGCTCTCGTCAAATGCGTCCTCGGACAGCGTCAGAACGGGCTCCAGCCGACAGGTGCTTGTGGCAGCCACCAGAAGCACGTCGCGCGAAAGAAGGCCGGATTCCAGGCAGCGAGAAGCTCCCAAAGTTCTAGCCCTGCCTCCGGATGAAACGGATAAATCTAGAAGCTACAAGAGGAGCGAAAGCCCGAGGAGGAATATCTCCCAAAAGTTAGCGAGCGTGTGGTCTCCAAAGAGGAATCCTCCACCCATGGTTCGCCCAGCCGGGAACAGTGTCTTTCAGCCATCGCCGACGGGATGGGCACCGTGGCCACCAAGAATACCCCTGTGCTTCCATCACTTCGGCCGTCCCGTTATGAACCCGGACTTTCGCAACTGCCGCGTGACCCCGGCCCCCGTTAACCAGAAGCACGTACCTCAGGAGAGCAGCCATCACAACTCGAGGGTCTCCTCTTCTGGCAACGAACACATTCCCCAGAGGTCGATGCTTCGCTCCGGTTCACTCAGCAGCCACGAGTCTAGTGGCTCGGATAACGAGAGCACCACCCACGCACAGGATTATAGCCGTCATTCGCGACATCGCTCCAAGAAAGTGGTGACATTCAACTACATGACGAAGGTGCAGTTCATGTAAAACACGCCGTAATTCGTGGAGGTGTTCACGTGGAAATGCGCTGTAATGTGCCATACTGGACACATGTAGGTGAATCAAAGATTACTCAGTCTTGAATATGCGCCGGGTGGACCGACTTCAGTTCGCCTCGATGAGGTACCGCCAACATGATCAGCTCCCACAACAGGATACCCCATGTGTTGTGTACATAGGATTTAATATAAGATGGAAAATAACTCACGCAAGGTCGACAGTGCTCCAGTAAGGGGAAGAAACAATGGATTACCAAGCGACGAAGGCACTTCAAAAGTTTATCTATCTCAGTTAGTACACGTAAAGCACCTACGACAACCTTGCTTGCTTTGCTCTTTGATGTGTTTTCAAGAGCCAAGTGAAGAGTGATCTGCTGTGCGTCAGCGGACAAAAGGCATCGGAGACTAACGTGACAGTTACGGAATACCAAGGAAGTTTCATTGACTTGCATCGGGAGAAGTAAATTGACCGTAAGGGGCACTCATCAGCCTGGTTGAAGATCGCTAACACCGCAAGGGATCACTAACTCTGAACGGAAGAAAACATCGTCATGTTCCTTCCAGTCTTCTACTGCACGTAGGAAGACTTCTAGGAAGGAGACCCGtcttgaaaacttgcgtgaccAATCGACCATATCCAAGTGCATTGTGGGATACTATGTAACGGTAAAGTCTTGTCTTTTTACCTCGTTGTCAACCTAAGTCTACCAACTGTGGATAgtttacaaaagaaaaaaaatatcagtAAGGTAAAGGAGCACATGCTGTTTCATACTTCCCTCTTGTACAGACTGTTATGTCATAGTGACGAATAATTCGTGCGCTTGTAATGATGATCGTGCAATACACCATGGCTGCATACCACGGAGCAACTGCTGCTCCAGCAGCGTGAGTCTTGCAGATGCTCGTGTACACTTGGTAGTCAGCAGAAGACAGTGTCACGTGCTTGTAAAATAGGCAAGGTGAATAAAGAACATTTTTACGACTTGACGCAGCTGACCGTATACTATCAGTTAATCGGGTGTACAACATACGATTTCCCATGAGCTTCTGTATACCGAAGACCTCCAAACGGACCGACACGCAAAAGCTTTCGAGGCGGTAATGTTTGATTGAACTTCTTCCCGAAAGTCAGTTGGAGCTATATACTCTGAAACTATGTTGTAAGTCCGTGACCTTCATCCCCATGACCCGTAGATGCTACGCTAGCAATTCAGATTGATATCAGCAGCGACACCACCTGGTGGTCACCGGCCGCAATGCAGCCAAAGTGCTCACATTATCGGCACGCACGAACCTCGATAACAGCATTTTGAAAACAATTTCTGTACAATATACCTGTTGGTGACAACGCTTACAATTGTTGGTGTTGTGGTGTTTAGGTCAAATTATATTAGGTCAAATTTAGGTTAGGCTTAGGTCAAATTTAATTGTGAGTGTTAgggcatcgtacgctatcgcctttgcgtacgtaagtgatagcgtggcggttctgcgcactgcgcgcaaagctctctttatggtttgcgcatgcgcagaaccaccaacgctatccgttacgtacgcgagggcgatagcgtacggtacactaaaactctctattgggTATAGGTTAATCGTACCCGACAGaggtttttttttgttgttgttgttgttgcttccgtgacagcgccgcgaagcagctgtggctatgagcgtcgtgtgcagacgtggagagatgtagagagggcagcaggaaggagtggtggacaggggggttagtatgcgtcccgtgccgacttcagggggaattgtgccgacatagaGTGTTTAGAATAGCAGCGTCACTGTGCAGTCTGCACGAGACGTTACAGCCTTATAGTGTTATCcaagtgaataaataaataaaataatttaAATTTCCCCGAATCGTGTTCTTCAATATTGCCTCTTTAATGTTTCTCGCGCTTGACGAAACCTTGAAGAACATATTTctgtttacctttttttttacaaactgacgtttcttttgttttttgttttttattatgTGCGGCGTTTCCCTTTATAAGCATATATACAGGAGCCCAACATTGTATAACTAGACTCACGCAACGCTATACGAGGGTGTGACGGCAATTACGGTTGAGATGAGTGTCACGCGAGGCTAATGCCTTCGAGAAAGCGAGCAAGGAAACACGCGATGTAGGACAAATCATAAATTGCGCCAATTACTTGGTGAGGcaatattattattttttatgtagAGCATTGCTACTCGCGGTTTCGCGCCATCGGCGTCACAGAAATGAGGTGGTGATTTgataaaaaacaaataaataaataaaagaaattgggatgtgagttacgacgaagtcgaactggctaccgcagtacgcttacacacagaaagtacaaacagacgAGGGAGTTAAAATGATGGAGTCCAACGTGTAATTCAAAAGAAATGAGGTAATTTTGTCTACTAGACTCGCACAAGGTGGTCGGCATGGCCACTGTTGGTGAGCGGGATGACTTTTATGAGAGTAACTGCAACATAATTTGTCGAAAAAAGGAGCGATGATGTGCAATACTAATAATTTGGAGCTGCGCGTGTGTACTCCTTTATTAATAATTTTGTGAAATTAGTAGATATCCTTGGAACTTGTAGGTGAAATGACAAGCAGGAGAGTAACGACGACCGTGTTCAGGAAAGGCTTATTGGCAACACCCACTTGAGCGTTAGAGATTAATATCGGCCGCATAGGATTTACActatgtttctctctctctctctctttttttttcagaaaatatTTATTGGCAGCGTCTACTTATAGCTGTGACAGCTGAGCTATGATCGTATATTTACACGAACAACAAACAACATTTCAGTGATGAATGACGCTGCCACAAAATTAGAAGCTAATAGAAGCTAATTGGAAAATATATTTTACTGGTGTGCTATCTAGATACTGCACACCGATCTCTCGAGTATGTGGCTCCCCCGTACTTACATTTATGAGACGCGCTCTCATAACATTGCCGTATAATATTATGTTAGAAGTAATGTGCTTCAGCTGTTTGAGCAAGCTGTTACAACGATCACCCGTGAGCGTTTGTGGGCTGAGTTTGGGTCACCGAATTTTGTTTCTGTCATACAGTGTTTCTCGTTTTAATATGTGTACACACTTCTATAGGGGAACGACGACGTAAAAGCTAGTCATTGATGCATTTGCTATGAATACATGTTCTCAATGGGTGGCTTTTATTCTTTGTTTGTAACGGCAAGGTTGTCTGCCTGCGTGTCGTTCGCGAAGAAGTTGCCGCAAAAAGGGGGGAAATTTACTTGGTGTTTCAAACTATTTCACCTCGAGAACTGAACGCGTTAGACAATACGAGCACACTCTATGCTATACACAAGGTATAAACACGTgatgatgaggtataaatatgtgACGTTATCCCTGCTtcatacctcttttatacccttGTGCATGGCTGGTGGTATAAATCGGCACTTCGTACCttttctataccctccaaaggcATGAAAAAGGTACAATAGCCCATTATTATACCTTCTTTATACATTTGTTTCTAACagtgtaagaaaaaaaaggtgtaaaacGGGGAGttattgcagcttctagtccccttgACTGTAAATACTCCCGATTTTAGACCCCTAAcaccgacatttactccccaggactgcaaattgtcactgaacttcgccagtctacgtaaatatatgCCCTTGGTCAATCTGAACGGCATAAGGccgtataactcagccaacgtagcaattttcgagtcacacagagtaagaaacagttagcgcatctttcttcgcaaattgtgcactatgtatggcgcaagattttatatcactcgatatatcacggtggacggtttgcttcaaagtattttcatgcatgcacacgaattatttacttgggactcttatacaacagcgcgtgaaatgcagtctccactctgtaacattcatttactcccgtgcatttactcagaaagggactatttttttgtggcaacgcatttagtccccaaaaggagtaaaattactccttttttttcttagagtgcatgaGGAGGGAATACGTGTTTGTTCATAGACAACAGAAATTGGAAGACTCCCATCGCCGATCGGCTGCTCACTCTATGATGAGAAAACCCCGAGCTTGGGCGACAAAAAGAATGTGGAGATGGGTCTCAGCTCTGCAACGAAATAAGCGGCGTATCCAGCAAAATAATTCGGGAAGTGATCCATGGGTACAGGGTACTTTACATGGATGAGGAGGATTTCCCCCTCATTGCCCTCTCCCAACTGAAATACGATTTCGGGGGATTTCAACCCCCGAAACACCCCCTTCCCCCTGGCTACGCCACCGAAGGATATCTTCTTAGGAAGCAGCGAAAAGTGAGAAGTGCCGAGCGATTGTTCCGATAAGTTTACGATCATTACGAGCTGACCCTATTGCTCTTCACGCATCACGTCCGTCATATCTACTCTCATTACAAGACAATCAAAACCCGTGATAGCGCGCTCCGCACGACCTCTAGTGTCAACAATGGGGTAATTTACTAATGCTTAGGAAACAAGATGGTCCCAAGGACAAATTACGATACGGAAACCGTAATCCTTCAGCCATCCCATAGGTCACGAATAGGTCGAGGTAAGATAGGGGGTGGAGGGGAACACGTAAAAAGGATTATGCAGAGAGGACTGGCCGCAAAAAAGTAGGAGTTGGCTTTTTGGGCCCCTTTGGCGTCGCCCTATAGTTTAGAGTGCTTTTTACATGGAGGTctgttaacaacaacaacaacaacaaatacactgatgatgatgaatggggaaattcgccacctggggtCTGTCAATAAAGTTAGGAGCTAGCTCCTTGCCGTTCAGTCATAGCACCATTcgtgttttcttctgtttcttttttggaatagcaagccggctctttgcctggttaacttttcctttctttctttctttctttttttaaacatataCCCCCGGTCATAGTTTCGGAGTTTCATTTTCGGAAAATTCGGTGTTCTTCGTTTAATTATGCTCCGTTCGCATTCCGGTTTATTCGCTGACAAGCTACTAGCTTCGTTTGACAAGCTGACAGCGGCGactttttgattgattgattgattcattgGTAAAGGCGACTTTTTGAACTAATGAGAAACCATTTGATTCTCTGGGAAAAGGAAAGAGTACAGCTATATAAGTCTAAATTTCGCGCTCAATCGACGATGCTTTTGCAAGAAAACGCACGAATAATTGCCCAAATTCTCGTGAGAAACAACCGAGACGATTTACCATACCAAGGCatctgtttttgtgacaagcaCAGCTAC
This genomic stretch from Ornithodoros turicata isolate Travis chromosome 9, ASM3712646v1, whole genome shotgun sequence harbors:
- the LOC135368826 gene encoding uncharacterized protein LOC135368826 yields the protein MIHRSVFRLEILARAPPSEKVPADEDCLALAKKSARTIDEGPLFLLLIEGVKAKSRREEPTGSNSDVRYHGNLLTSLFDPEEPRVVTTIFQQESAKDGDGKKEVVVWRAATEDEARALFNFKDPMPDSDSSPSDTLSSLASLSSNASSDSVRTGSSRQVLVAATRSTSRERRPDSRQREAPKVLALPPDETDKSRSYKRSESPRRNISQKLASVWSPKRNPPPMVRPAGNSVFQPSPTGWAPWPPRIPLCFHHFGRPVMNPDFRNCRVTPAPVNQKHVPQESSHHNSRVSSSGNEHIPQRSMLRSGSLSSHESSGSDNESTTHAQDYSRHSRHRSKKVVTFNYMTKVQFM